TTTTTGTATCAGTTTTGATGTCTAAGAATGCCTTAAACATTGCCTAAAAACGATGTCTTTAAGCTgttagacatcggttttaaaaaaaaaactgacGTCCAAAGATATATTAGACATCGGTTTTGGGCGATGTCTATGGACTTAAAGAcatcatttttttaaaaacaaaaccAATGTGTTATTGCATCTTATACATCACTTTTAAGCGATGTCTTTTTCtatatagacatcagttttttttataaaaaagcGATATTGATTAAGATGTTAGACATCGGTTTTGGACGATGCCTATGTGTATAAAGACATcgattttattattttaaaactgatttaTATGTATTGTTTAGACATCGTTTTTGCCTGATGTCTAAACCTGTTTTCAACATCATCTTTTTATTTATAGAAGTGATGTATATTATATTTGTAGACATCGCTTTTGCAATGAAAAAATTGATGTTAATAAAAGTTTAAGACATCAGTTTTACAAAAAATATGTTATGGATGTTACAAATAGACATTACTTTTCAAGGCATCATAATAATGTCTATATACGCAAacacaaaattttaaaattgcACGCACATTTGCAATATCCGCAACCCGGCCATAAATACCATTCAGAACATACATCCAACAAATATCAATCCGCAAAATCGACATCATCAATCCGGATAACCAACATCTACCAATCCGCAAAACAAACATCTACCAATCCGCAAAACCAACTCCTAAATAACTACATGCACTAGCTAGTCCACAACCATAATATCAAATGTTCAGATCTACATAACCTGTCCAAAACCAAAGTAGCACTGGAAACTGTTCAGATGTGCTCTTGGATATATCCGAGAGCTTCAACACGTACTTCATCAAGTTTCTCCTTGGTGTAACACATGCGAGTCTTCTGTAGCCACTGAAAAATTCAAAAaactttatttttataaaatgaaaaGTGGACCTTTATATAATCCCAATGCCAAAATAAGGATGCACACCTTTGTAGTAAAAGTCAATCTAGTGTCGTTGATGATTTCTTTCATGTAGCGCATGACTATATAAGCGCATTCCGTGCCACCAGGTTGCTTAGGAGACCCCTGTTCCAAAGCAAAAAATTACAACTGAACTAAACTACTTATTAACCATAATTATGAAAGCACAAAAAAGCACTTACACTTAGAAATTTTTCTTTGGATGACTTGTGATTGCCCCTACCAGTTTCAGAATTAAAACTTTTCAATGCCCTGCATCATTTAAATAAACTGATATAAGACCACATTTTATCAAAAGTTCTCATCAAATATTGCAGGAAAAACAAAATTACCTCGATAATGCCTTTTCTAGATCTGGAAACTGTACTGGGTGAGGGAGAGGATTAAGAAAATATATATCACCTTCCCAAATAATGGCCAAAATCCAATGCATACTGTTTTTATTAAAAAACATGTCAAAGACAAATTTCACACATTATATACTAGTTTACGTACTATTTAGCTTTTTAATATCACAAAGTAAGAACTTACTTTTGATTGTGCGGCAAGAAGAATAGTCGATCCGGGTTACCCTCTTTCAACCGGTTCATGATGTAAGTTTCAAATTCTGCATTCAAGTAATAAGTGGATCCTGGATCAATGAAAGCAAACGTCTCCGCCAATTCTGGTCGTTCACTCATCTCAGAATGCAGGTACCTACCAAAAGACATAATTAAACAAACTTGAACCGCAAAATTACTGAAAttgaaaaaaggaaaaaaaaagaaacttaCGTCATGTGAGATACAAATACAGCTTGCCCTAGCATTTCAAACTCCAACACCGTCTGAACATTCTCATGTAACAAGTAAATTACTTTCTCATGTCCAAACACTTCTTTTTCGCATTTAATTTGTATTGAAACCCCAGTAGTCCTTATCCATGTAACAACATGCTTATAGAGTAAGTTAAAGCCTTTTGGCACTTTTTCACTTGGCTTTGCTTCAAAAAATCCGACTTCAAATTATTCAAATCTAGACCTGGCTTTGTACCTGGCCGCTTCCATTCTTTTTTCTTAATCTGTAGACAATTAAACTACCAAAATTTGAAATCCAGACAAAAgcattttttaattttaaaatccaGACAACAATTTAAATATCCTCGTACCGCTGGAGTTGTGTAGCTGATTAGTCCTTCAGGCCATGCTAAAAAGGAGCCAAGTGCATCGCGGACTGTCACCATTTCGCCACGTACCAGCACCGGAAGCAACACATCTGGTTTGAGTAGCCCATCGACAGATACACACTTATGTCCAAGTGGTATATCGATTCCATGCACTTTTTCTTTATCCTTGCCAGGGTACACCATATAAAAAGCAACCTTGTTGTCTATCGTGTCATGTTGACGGATAGCTCACACGATCTCTGCCCCTAATACATACAAAAAAAACCAAACATAAATACGAAATATAAAGTACCAAGTTGAAAAGAAATCATTACTgcataataataattaaaaaaatactAAGTTATTGATAAATTACCAAAACTCCAGGAGGTGCAGGTGTTGGAACACATTCATCAACGTCGTCATCATCATCGCTGCAGGCCACTACAAATGCTTTTTCTAGCTAATGACTTGCCTTTTCCGACATGATTAGGGAGTGAAGAGCGATCCCTGAAGCCATCATTGCCTTCAACTCAACAATCTCTGCCTCAAGAGCCTGCGTCTTTTTATCGATCTTTTCATCTCTTTCTCGATCACGAGCCAACAACTCTTTCTTCGTGATTCGAATCTTTTTCTCTCTAGACAGCTTAAAGTACTGTTTTGGAGTTACGTACCCTCCAACAGCCCGAACCCTTCCTGAATGTTCACGACTGTCCAAAGATGTAGTCAGAACATCTTCACCTCCATAAAATTCTATTTCACCCTTCTCTTTTTTTCCAACAGAGCATTCTATTGATATTGCAAAAAATTACAGAAGGATTAACAACCATGTCGATAATTAAAAAACAATACTAAGCATAACAAGATGATGTTACGAtcggtatcttcgtgtaatattatttgtggatttggtataatattaaagccgaatgaaaatatattcaatgattgtacgtttgtgtgagtgaaaatttctgcattataaatttgctttatgtagtatatgatttttcaaagcaaaagtttatttaatttctttatttttgatttataaggaatattctaagccttggaaaaattttcttttaaaaggtattttgttcacaaaattttgaaaatgattttataaagtctctaaaaattcaagttattttatggtataaattttataatttttgaacttgtattttattttataaaaataaatcattataaattttagttgtcatatttagcaaattacaagaaagcccttgctTGCAAACCACcttctcattcttttcaaggacaaataggacaattccaaccccactaactcttatttctctagccaatttccttctttacctttgcatgcaaaatgcaccaagtataagtggagggatagacttgtcaattctcctttccactcaaattttgtcaaatcaaataccataaaaacaagcaaatgtcatgatcattctcatactccacccacacctcactctctcctccctcccttctccctcctctcggctctcccctctcactctcggctaaaagccgaaacccccctccacatttttttttcttcaatcctcaaccaagtTTCCACTCTTTgcacaagtaaatgttacttcccataccatgatcactcatatttcaaagagttttgagtagaaagtttaagtttaaaggttgcatgtaaaagttttagtgaaactcaaaatacaaccttgattcttgtgagtttagggttgtttttgagaggactacaaggaatggataagtgccaagtcttgagaaggaaactcttgatgattaaatggccattcccatccatttcattcggccatgaccatatgggag
The sequence above is drawn from the Apium graveolens cultivar Ventura chromosome 2, ASM990537v1, whole genome shotgun sequence genome and encodes:
- the LOC141696210 gene encoding uncharacterized protein LOC141696210, with protein sequence MVYPGKDKEKVHGIDIPLGHKCVSVDGLLKPDVLLPVLVRGEMVTVRDALGSFLAWPEGLISYTTPAIKKKEWKRPGTKPGLDLNNLKSDFLKQSQTVLEFEMLGQAVFVSHMTYLHSEMSERPELAETFAFIDPGSTYYLNAEFETYIMNRLKEGNPDRLFFLPHNQNMHWILAIIWEGDIYFLNPLPHPVQFPDLEKALSRALKSFNSETGRGNHKSSKEKFLSGSPKQPGGTECAYIVMRYMKEIINDTRLTFTTKWLQKTRMCYTKEKLDEVRVEALGYIQEHI